One Oharaeibacter diazotrophicus DNA segment encodes these proteins:
- a CDS encoding transporter: MNKVAREIPGLVWGYRFPAEGGAPETLGAVDGERALADGGFVWLHLALSDARVPGFLSGIDGLPAAALQTLTGRDDHPVTEIDDGIVHGVLVDFQREFDQETREFGWLRFAIGPGFILTTRLHPLRSVDRARSAVAHAGRIGRTSDVLELIVMEFVRALTGLVGEMTDELNLIEDYVYDDAPRDERRRLGPVRRLLARMHRHLRAMLSGFRKTEIADPGEVAAPVRDMAERLADRIERVNRDVFALQERARLLHEEIDSKISAETNRHLYILSVMTAFMLPPTLVAGIFGMNTADLPFLHEPGGTWYAVGLCAMSIALAWALLRRIGIF; the protein is encoded by the coding sequence ATGAACAAGGTCGCACGCGAGATCCCGGGTCTGGTCTGGGGCTACCGGTTTCCCGCCGAGGGCGGCGCGCCCGAGACGCTCGGCGCCGTCGACGGCGAACGGGCGCTCGCCGACGGCGGCTTCGTCTGGCTGCACCTCGCCCTCTCCGACGCGCGGGTGCCGGGCTTCCTCTCCGGCATCGACGGCCTGCCGGCGGCCGCGCTGCAGACGCTGACGGGGCGCGACGACCACCCGGTCACCGAGATCGACGACGGCATCGTCCACGGCGTCCTCGTCGACTTCCAGCGCGAGTTCGACCAGGAGACCCGCGAGTTCGGCTGGCTGCGCTTCGCGATCGGCCCGGGCTTCATCCTGACGACGCGGCTGCACCCCCTGCGCAGCGTCGACCGCGCCCGCTCGGCGGTAGCGCACGCCGGCCGGATCGGCCGGACCAGCGACGTACTCGAATTGATCGTGATGGAGTTCGTGCGGGCGCTGACCGGCCTGGTCGGCGAGATGACCGACGAGCTCAACCTGATCGAGGACTACGTCTACGACGATGCCCCACGCGACGAGCGCCGTCGGCTCGGCCCGGTGCGCCGGCTGCTCGCGCGGATGCACCGGCATCTGCGCGCCATGCTGAGCGGCTTCCGCAAGACCGAGATCGCCGATCCCGGCGAGGTGGCGGCCCCGGTCCGCGACATGGCCGAACGGCTCGCCGACCGCATCGAGCGCGTCAACCGCGACGTCTTCGCCCTCCAGGAGCGTGCCCGGCTGCTGCACGAGGAGATCGACAGCAAGATCTCCGCCGAGACTAACCGCCACCTCTACATCCTCTCGGTGATGACCGCCTTCATGCTGCCGCCGACGCTGGTCGCCGGCATCTTCGGCATGAACACCGCCGACCTGCCGTTCCTGCACGAGCCCGGCGGCACCTGGTACGCGGTCGGCCTCTGCGCCATGTCGATCGCGCTGGCCTGGGCGCTGCTGCGCCGGATCGGGATCTTCTGA